From the genome of Oceaniferula flava:
GACCTTGGTGACGTTCACCTGAATCATACGACTGCTCAAGTTCAGCTCCTGCACAGCGCAGTAGGTGAGCTTCGAGCCATCGCCGGCGATGAGATCGTTGACCGCAATGCAGAGGCTGGTGTCGTCGTCATTGGCGGAAGCAAAGCGATCCAACACGCTGACCTCAGCGTTTTTACCGGTGATGATCAGGGTGTGAGGGAAAGCAATTTTGTTCGACCCGGAGATGGTGTGGCTGACCTCGATGGGCTGCTCTACCTTGACGCCGTCTGGCACGTAGACAAAGAGTCCACTTTTGAGGTTCGCCTTGTGGAGAGCGGCGAACTTGGCGGACCCCAGACGGGTCTCGCTTTTCATGAAGTGTTCTTTAACAAGCTCTCCATGCTGTTCGAGTGCCTCCTCGAAAGGCAGGCAGATGACACCCTCCGGAAGGGACGGGATGTCGTATTGGATGTTGCTGCTTTCCTCGGGAGTGAAGTCCTCGAAGGCCAGCTGCTTGAGATTACTGAAACGCCAAGTCTCATCCTTGCGCGATGGCATGGGCAGGTCTTGGTATTCTTTCTGGGCCTGCTCTTGGAGATCGGCGAACCAGGTGGGAAGTGTGATGGTCATGTTATGAGAAATATTTGATTGGACGGATCCGTCTGATCGGACAGATCACAGAATGTTAGCCGACGCTGCCTTCCATCTCGAGATCGATCAGGCGCTTGAGTTCGACGCTGTATTCCATCGGGAACTCGCTGACGAGATCGTTGATGAAACCGTTCACCGCCAGGGACATGGCGGCCGCTTCGGAGATACCACGCTGCTGCATGTAGAAGAGCATTTCCTCACTCACCTGCGAGACGCTGGCCTCGTGCTGAGTGACGTGCTGATTGCCTCGCACCGTGATCGCCGGGTAGGTATCGGTTTTACTGTTGGCGTTGATCATCAGGGCATCACACTCAGTGTTGTTCTTGCAGCCTTTGAGATGCTTGGGAATGTGAACTTGGCCCCGATAAGTGGAGCGACCTTCGCCGACCGAGATCGACTTGGAAACCACGTTCGAGGTGGTGTTGTCTGCTGCGTGGATCATCTTGGCACCGGTGTCCTGATGCTGACCGCTGTTGGCCAGCGCGATGGAGATCACCTCGCCGCGAGCGCGTTCGCCTTTCATGACGACACCCGGGTATTTCATGGTAAGACGGGAGCCGATGTTACAATCGATCCAGCGCACCTCGGCATCCTCCATGGCGAGGCCACGTTTGGTCACCAGGTTGAAGACGTTGGAGCTCCAA
Proteins encoded in this window:
- the sufD gene encoding Fe-S cluster assembly protein SufD; amino-acid sequence: MTITLPTWFADLQEQAQKEYQDLPMPSRKDETWRFSNLKQLAFEDFTPEESSNIQYDIPSLPEGVICLPFEEALEQHGELVKEHFMKSETRLGSAKFAALHKANLKSGLFVYVPDGVKVEQPIEVSHTISGSNKIAFPHTLIITGKNAEVSVLDRFASANDDDTSLCIAVNDLIAGDGSKLTYCAVQELNLSSRMIQVNVTKVGRDAHATAFTANTGAQWARNEALSLMAGEGAHSDMLSCSVPSGTQQYDQRTYQQHASPHTNSDLLYKNTLYGNAKTVFSGLILVDEGAHYTDAYQTCRNLLMEDTTEANSMPGLEINADQVKCSHGSTSASISDEEIFYLCARGIPPQQARRLIAIGFSTDVIERLRNERLEEVVLAAVDRKFASL